One stretch of Hevea brasiliensis isolate MT/VB/25A 57/8 chromosome 12, ASM3005281v1, whole genome shotgun sequence DNA includes these proteins:
- the LOC110662839 gene encoding disease resistance protein RPP2B-like — MTNARLRIEEMFGDDFIIGLPGSEIPEWFSYENLGSSIAFVLPPECINAKYLCFTFCVVLEFKVPFAMEKHNNFVLRCELRLKNADGIEVPLLMVAPKIYPDNVHFGATIESDHVFLWHNRYCIQPWLKHNCSDVNKLSIESEFKVDNLHKGDARHIDLVELKVKRCGIHLLFASKDEEYQCSPSTIQTKLSLQYASTVSNFMQQVRGATWFLYGFWFILSCSFWLLSFWVLKSFGSAS; from the exons ATGACAAATGCACGACtgagaattgaagaaatgttt GGTGATGATTTTATTATTGGTTTACCTGGAAGTGAAATTCCAGAATGGTTCAGCTATGAGAACCTAGGATCTTCAATAGCTTTTGTGCTTCCTCCCGAATGCATTAATGCTAAGTACCTATGTTTCACTTTTTGTGTTGTTCTAGAATTCAAGGTTCCTTTTGCCATGGAAAAGCACAATAATTTCGTGCTTAGATGTGAATTGCGTCTGAAAAATGCTGATGGTATTGAAGTGCCCTTACTAATGGTTGCTCCTAAGATTTATCCTGATAATGTGCATTTCGGGGCCACCATTGAATCAGATCATGTGTTCCTTTGGCACAATCGTTACTGTATTCAACCATGGCTCAAACACAATTGTTCAGATGTCAACAAGCTTTCGATTGAGTCTGAGTTCAAAGTAGACAATTTGCATAAAGGTGATGCAAGGCATATTGATTTAGTAGAATTAAAGGTGAAAAGATGTGGAATCCACTTGTTGTTTGCTTCCAAAGATGAGGAGTACCAATGCAGCCCCAGCACAATCCAAACCAAGCTCTCTTTGCAATATGCATCAACCGTTTCTAATTTTATGCAACAAGTGAGAGGAGCCACTTGGTTTTTGTATGGCTTTTGGTTTATTCTTTCGTGCAGTTTTTGGTTACTGTCCTTTTGGGTGCTGAAGAGTTTTGGTTCTGCGTCCTAG